The stretch of DNA gTGATTTATGAGGTTGAATGCCTTTCACATTTATTGGACATTTGTAATGTCTTCTGTAATTTGCCTGTTCAGATggtttgcccattttttgaagctTGGGCCTGTCGTTGATGTGCCAAGTCTCATAAATTTAGTCCCTGGGGTGAGGCTATTCCTGACTGGCTGATTTTCCAAGCACCTGCACACAGCTGAAGTTATATCTAAATGGTGATTACCTGGTCACAACTTGAGACTTTGCCCACAAAACAGCCTCTtcctttcttcagtgtgtattttcCATTCTCAGTCACCCTTTTTGGTCTTTCCTCCCTCAAACCTGCAGGAGCAACTGTAAGAGGTTTTCCATATCTTTATTTGGGGAGGTATGATTTTCAGTAGTGTTGCCATTTTATCAATTTAAGAAGCAAATACTGgaattttcctggtggtccagtggttaagactccatgcttccagtgtagggaacacaagtttgatccctggtagggaaactgagatcccacaggctgagggacacaaggaaaaagacaaagaaccAATTACTGTGGCAGAAAAATGGCTCCAACTGTGCAGTTTTtgcgggctttccaggtggcgctagtggtaaagaatctgcctgctaatgcaggagacacaagagatgcgagtCTGATCCATgggcgggaagatcccttggagttggaaatggcaacccactccagtattcttgctgagagacATGTACGTCCAGTGTTGGTAAGtcaataaggggaaaaaaagctaaatACAAGATTTGGGGAATCCTGACAAAGCCAATGCAGGGACATAGCACAAAATAAATACAGGACAGGCCCTGTATATATAAGATGCCTGGCAACCCTGCTCCCTACCGTTGGACCagaccccccaccacacacacacacacacctacacacacacaatgggattCATCAGATTTACACTGCACGGTGGTATAAAGACCAACAAAATTGTTAGGGAAAGCACAtggactgaaactgcccaccctggccaggcaccatagtaaccatttgcatgagttgttttatgattggaggtcctggtaaggaacacagaactaataagccaccaccaactggaagagttcgggaaaggtcaaaaaggagacaccacatgttcGACCACTTCCCACAATCTTTCTAACTGGCATCTATCTTGGCCAAACAAGGCGTGCACcatcaggaaggactctgagtcagaacgattggctaaagacaacccaaatacaaatcccatcaccataaaaatcGAGACTGCCTGCCACGTCGccgagcagttctcctgggttcccctaCTCTACTGCTCTCTGCTCATTAGAAGGTCCCCCGTTCTTCTTGCCCAACATGGAGCAATAGCTCTCAGGCAGGTCCTGGAggctttctctgcctggcttGCTAGGTAACGCCTCAGGGACCTGCATGCCCACTGACCTCACCATTGCATAGTCAGCTATAAAGTTCAAGAATGATTCATGAATATTTTCTCAGCTTAAAGTCCTAATAGTAATATTGGCAGCTGGATCCTCATTTTAAatttgagctgctgctgctaagtcgcttcagtcatatctgactctgtgcgaccccttagacggcaacccaccaggctcccccatccctgggattctccaggcaagaatactggagtgggttgccatttccttctccaatgcatgaaagtgaaaagtcaaagtgaagtcactctatATTCTAATTAATAAGAATGTGCtttaaaaatccatgaaaatTTCATACCTTGAATTAATGAGGGAGAGCCAGGAAGGGTTCAGTTTGATTTTGTGTCCATCAAATTACcattagaaaattattaaaaaagattttcaatgtttttttaacttataaaagGCTGTCTCCTCTGCTCTATATTCTTTAACAGCCTAAAtggtaaaagaatttgaaaaagaatcaatatatgtaaatatgtaactGAATTTctttcctgtacacctgaaactaacacagcattgtaaatcaactatagcccaatataatataacattttttggatatctctggtggtccagtggttgagagtccacctgccattgcaggagacacagattccaaccctggtctgggaagattccacatgctcttgggcaactaagcccatgtgctacaaccaTTGAAGCCCACAGGCTctaaacctgtgctctgcaacaagagaagccactggaatgaggagcctgcacaccgcaactagagagtagtcctcactcacaactagagaaagtctcctcacagcagcaaagacccagtgcagtcaaaaataaataaataatttaaaaaaataaaatttaaaaaggctcTCTGAACAACAGGATGAGGACATCTTAGAGATCAGGGCCAAAATCAAATGTGATACTTCCAGAAGAAAACTGTTGATGTGATGGACTCTGTTCTAGACAGGATGATGTATTTTTTGGCCCCTGATCTCAGCATTTCTATGCCACGTGCAGGGCTGGTGCCTGGAGATCCACATGATAACATGGGACTTCAGTCAACTCCTATGTGCCCCATGGGCCTGTGTTTTCTGTCAAATGAGGAGTCATAAGCACCATTCTGATCTGTCACAGGTTGACAGGTTTTCTGAAGGTTATAACACTGTGAAAATAAAGTATCTTTGAGAAATTACATCAGCCCTCTCAGAACATACTTTGAAATTACTATCACACAGAAGTTGTTTCTTTGGAGCAAAGGTAATGTCAGTGTATTAGTCTTCTCAGATTGCCATAAAAGAATATCACAGATGAGTGGCTGACAcatcagaaatgtattttctcacagttccagaagCTAAAAGCCCCAAATCTAAGTGCTGGCTTGGTTAGTTtcccctgaggcctctctccttggcttgcaaatGGCCACCTACTCATTGTGTCTTCACCTGGTCTTTCTGTGTTATTGCTGTCCTAATCTTGCCCTTCTTAAAAGGATGTCAATCAGAGTGGATTAGAGCCCACtcaacctcattttaacttaatcaccccTTTAAAGGCCATATCTCCAGTTATGGTCACCTTCTGAGCTACTGGGGACTAGGGCTTCAACATCTGAATTTGGGAAGAAAATAGCTCAGCCCAGAACAGCCAGGCACAAATTTTATCTATTCGTTTACaatgtggggagaggaggaaggagtagGCTAGATCTGGGCTGTGCTGCTTGGCTGAGGAGCCCTCATCTGGGATGCACAGATTGCTCAATGGTGGGTACAGCTTCGGCAATGAACATAAATAATCATGACCTTATCATTTTGGTTAAAAATAATGACAGTAATGCCTgctcattaaaaagaatgcccCCCAAAAGTTCCAGGAAACACaaagatgaaacatttttttaaaaatcactctagggggctcaagatggaggggacatatgtatagctaatgctgattcatgttgatgtatggcaaaaaccgtcatactattgtaattatcctctaattaaaacaaacaaaaaccttccagaaataaaaaaaattattctaagtcTCACCACCAAGAAATAACCATTTTCTCTCACCATGTTTTTCTACACATGTAGAGTTAGAAGGCAAGATTAGTGggtgcagagacagagagaaagaaaagcaatttacACAAATGGGCATATACTACATATCTTAGTTGAAGTCAAAGGTGTTGAGTTTATCTTCAATgacattaagaggaaaaaaataaaaggatactgTATGAGTCTCCTAtcactgctgtaacaaatcagcACAAACCTAGTGGCTCAAGGCAACACTAATTAACACCTTACagctctggaggtcagaaatctgaCACGGGTCTCACCAGCCTCCAGTCAAGGTGTTAGCAGGCCTGCGTTCCTTTCTAGATGCTCTAAGGGaaattgtgtattcttgccttttccagctttcaGAGGCCCCTGCCTTCCTCAGTTCCTGACCTACTTCCTCCATCTTGAAAGCTAATAACTTCAGCTGAGTTCTCCCATCTTATGGATTCTGACTCCCTCTTCACTTTGAAGGACCCCTGTGATTACACTGGGTCCACCAGACAATCCATGATACTCTCCCTATTTTAACGTCACTTGATTtacaaccttaattccatctgaaatcttgatttttcttttgccaCGTAATGTAACATATGcacgtgcgtgcatgctcagtcccttcagttgtgtctgactctgtgcgaccctatggaatgtTGCCGGtccagctcctctgtctacgggattctccaggcaagaatactggagtgggttgccatgcctcctccaggagatcttcccgaccagggatcgaacccacatctcttacatctcctgcactggcaggtgggatctgtggcactagtgccacctgggaattcctaatatattcacaggttctgggaattAGGACCAGGACATCTTTGGGGGGTAAGGGCATCCTTCTGCTTGCTGCAaatgcaaaatgtaaaaaaacaaaaacaaaaactgctgaACTTCAGCTAAATTTTTCATCACAACACCTCcactttaaattgttttcttaattctctaagtaaaaaatgaaaaaagaaaaacctttatcAGATAAAATGCTTTTGTTTACAAGTAACAGAAACCAACTTGAACCAGCTTGACCAATAAGAGACTAAATCAGCTTACAAAAGAGGAAGTGAGCTCTGGCGCCCTGAATACAGACCTAGTGGCCCCGCATTCTTCTTACCTCTCTCCCCTGAAATATCCCAAGGCTCATAATACCTCTTGGTATTCATAATTACTAACATTTGCAAATACTTATTACCTGGAGTACAAGAAAGAGGAGAGGGCTTCAGAGAGGATAAGTAAACTGCACAAGGCCATCCTGCCAGGGGTCCCAGGTCACCCAACTCTAGAAGCCAGTATCTTAACCACTGTCAGTCCTCACTGACCTGTGCTGGTGGGGACACTGTGGTGCAGAGACCTGCCTTCCTGAGTGCGTGAGTAGAGGCTGGCAGCCCAAGTTTCCAGGTCTGGTGAGAGGCACAGGCCAGCCCTCAGCCTGTCAATTACACACGACTATGGAGCTGCACCAGGATATTGCCAGGTTGcctatttccttctcttccctctgcctggctggGCTAATCTGGGCCTTGGCAATGTGCCTATTGCTCGACAGGCTGGTCTGCTACCTTAAACAGCTTGGTTTCCCCAGGTTAAAATTGTTTGTtcttaggatttccctggtggtccagtggctaagactctctgcTCCTAAAGCagaggtcctgggttcaatcactactcagggaactagatttcacagGATGCAACTAAacagatcccacataccacaatgaAGATCAGAGATCGCCTGTCATGCAACTTGGAcccggggcagccaaataaataaacattcttaaaaaaaatatcatttgttcttgccacctctgggCCACTGGTGCACAGTGCACGGGTAGAGCCTCCTCAAGGGGGCCTCTCTTTAGTGTGCGGTATTTAGCAGGAGCGCTGGGAGGGGTTTGATGATGTGCAAAACTGCGGCCCAACAAAGGCTTCTGACAGTGTCACTTCAGTGGTGGCCTGAGGAAGAGGTAGTGGCAGCGATTGGCGTTGGCAAAGAAACGCGTTTGAGCCAGGACCAGAGTCTGCAGCGTGCTCTCTGCCCACAGAAATGAGCCGTGAGGCTGCACCAGCGTTACCTACTGGAACCTCAACACGTATGCCATCCTCCCAGAGCGTGCCTGCCCTGACTGGCACCGCTGTGGCCAACAATGACCTGGCAAGTCTTTTTGAGTGTCCAGTCTGCTTTGACTATGTGTTACCACCCATTCTtccctgtcagaatggccatctcaTTTGTCTCAACTGTCGCCCAAAGCTCACACGTTGTCTGACTTGCCAGGGCCCATTGGGGTCCACTCGCAACTTGGCTATGGAGAAAGTGGCCAATTCAGTACTTTTCCCGTGTACATATTCCTCTTCTGGATATGAACTAACTCTGTGAACTAACTCTACACAGAAAAGGCAGACCAGGAAGAGCTCTGTGAGTTTAGGCCTTGTTCCTGTCCATTCCCTGGTGTTGCCTGTAAATGGCAAGGCTCTTTGGATGCTGTTGTGCCACATCTGATGCATCACCATGAGTCCATGACAACCCtacagggaaagaaaatagttttccttGCTATAGACATTAATCTTCCTGGTGCTGTTGACTGGGTGATAGTGCAGTCCTGTTTTGACTTTGACTTCATGCTAGTCTTGGAGAAACAGGAAAACCAAGATGGTCACCAGCAATTCTTTGCAATTGTACAGCTGATAGGAACACGCGAGCAAGCTAAAAATTTTGCTTATCAACTTGAGCTAAATGCTCATAGGTGGCGATTGGCTTGGGAAGCCACTCCTCGATCTATTCATGAGGGAACTGCAACAGCCATTATGAACAGTGACTGCCTAGTCTTTGACACCAGCATTGCCCAGCGTTTTGCAGAAAATGGCAATTTATGCATCATTGTAACTATTTCCATGTGTTAAAATGGCAAACAAACATTTTCTGGCCAGTATTTAAAACCACTGCATTCAGTTTCCCAGAGAATAAGGCACTTGTCTGCCTACCAACCAGAAACCTTTGTTAGGTGGAAGCTAGACACATGATGGTAAATCAAAGGAAAGGCTGTTAAATACAGGGAAAATTTGCATGTAataacattaatatatttaaaaataagtcaacAGTAAACCActgaaaaatatagatatatttacaTGCAACATGGGCATCTTTTGTATTAAAAAAGGAAGCATTGTAAAGCAGTGCTGAATCTGTGTTTGCTGTAGATTGAATGTACTGTTGAAAAATGCTGggttcttctttttgttttttgtttgcctctgtgtgtgtgtgtttggacttTTTCCCTTTAACTGACAAGATGTGTTGAGCGCCCTTGGACCTCTGATATTCCCCTACGTGAGGCAATACATAGTGCTGCTGCTGTCTGTGTAGATTTTTTGGTGTCTGTATTTgctaattttattaattctagttttcattaaataaatttgactttcttttatataaataaaaaaacattaaCTGTTCTCATCTCCAAGTGCTTTTACACATGTCACTGGCACATTCTGTCTCCCCTTCTTCTGCTTGGTTAACTTAATATCCTTTACATTTCAACCAAGATGTCACTTACTCAAGGGCCCCTTCCTGTCATCCTCAACTGTGGAAGGCTAATTAACacatgtgtgcctgctaagtcgcttcagttgtgtttgactctttgcgactctatggactgtgcccaccaggctcctctgtccacgggatcttccaggtaaaaaagtactggagtgggttaccatgtccttcttcaggggatcttcctgacccagggatccaacctacatctcttaggtctcctgcactggcaaacaAGTTCTTTACGACTACTGCCATCTGGAAAGTCCAGGCTAACTAACAGCCCTACAAAATTATCCACCTCCTAATCCTTGAAACCTGTGACTGTTCATTTATATGTCAAAAAAAgactttgtagatgtgattaagtgAAGGGTCTGTAGACAGGGAGATTATCTTGATTATCTGACGGGCTCTAAATGTAACTACATTtagatctgctggatcatcaaaaaagcaagagagttccagaaaaacatctatttctgctttattgactatgccaaagccttggactgtgtgcatcacaagaaactgtggaaaattctgaaagagatgggaataccagaccacctgacctgcctcttgagaaacctgtatgcaggtcaggaagcaacagttagaactgggcatggaacaacagactggttccaaataggaaaaggagtacatcaaggttgtatattgtcaccttgcttatttaacttatatgcagagtacatcatgagaaatgctgggctggaagaagcacaagctggaatcaagattgccaggagaaatatcaataacctcagatatgcagatgacaccacccttatggcagaaagtgaagaggaactaaaaagcctcctgatgaaagtgaaagcggagagtgaaaaagttggcttaaagctcaacagtcagaaaacgaagatcatggcatctggtcccatcacttcatgggaagtagatggggaaacagtgaaaacagtgtcagactttatttttgggggctccaaaatcactgcagatggtgattgcagccatgaaattaaaagacgcttactccttggaaggaaagttatgaccaacctggatagcatattcaaaagcagagacattactttgccaacaaaggtccatctagtcaaggctatggtttttccagtggccatgtatggatgtgagagttggactgtgaagaaagctgagtgctgaagaattgatgcttttgaactgtggtgttggagaagcctcttgagagtcccttggactgcaaggagatccaaccagtccatcctaaaggagatcagtcctgggtgttcattggaaggactgattctgaagctgaaactctaatactttgaccacctcatgcaaagagttgacttattggaaaagaccctgatgttgggagggattgggggcaggaggagaaggggacgacagaggatgagatggctggatgtcatcaccgactcgatggacatgagtttgggtgaactccgagagttagtgatggacagggaggtctggcatgctgtgattcatggggtcgcaaagagtcggacacaactgagcaactgaactgaactgaactgaaatgtaaccacaagtgtccttataagagggagcCTGAGGGAGATTTGTGATAGATAGTAGAGGAGATGCACACACAGAGGAGGTGGCATTATGACCATGGAGgaagagactggagtgatgtggccaAAGCCAAAAACTGCtagcagccaccagaagctggaagactCAGCTTCTGAGTCTTCATTAGAAAGCCTTTTTCCAGGATTGGATATAGATGTGAAGGCTGGAGGTACAGTAGCCATCTTGGGACCACAAGACATAAACATGAAAACATAAAAGTCAGTGTGCTTAAAGATGATCAAGATGAACGATGGAGAGAATATTCGAATCTGTTTACAGTATCATTGAGCCTGTGACTGCCAACCTCAAATGTTCTggtaatgggagaaaataaagccTTCCCACTTGAAGGCTGTCTAATAGAACTTTCTGTTACTTGCAGGGAGAAGAATGctttactgaaaaaaagaaaaccctttcAGATAATCTCTTAACTATCCCTTTGAAATGGCCAGGCTAGGTTCTAGCATGTCcattttataaacaaggaaacagaacTGCAGAGCCTATGTGGTTTAAATGTCTGGACCTGGTGGAaagagcatttttcttttctttttttggtgttgcTGCAAGGCTTcagggatcttcgttccctgatcagggattgaaccacagcCCTTGCCAGTGAAAAAGCAGAGTCCCAACCACGGAACTGCCTAGGAATTCTGGCAGGCATTTCCTTTGGTGTAGAAATAATACTGTCTAAACAAGAACTATCGCAGCATATTGTGTGGGCCTGTATCATAAGAACATCAAATGGCCCTGAAGGTGGCCCAGTTGGGGAACCCCTGCCCACTGACCCACTAGCCCCAGGGGCTTTGTCCTAGGAGAAGCACTGGAtccagtggtgggggtgggaaggagcaTGATGGGTCTCATTTACAACAGAAAGTGCCTTCATTCTAAGGAGAAGAAGAAATCCACTGCTGGAGGCACTTAGTGAAATCAAAGCTATCTTTAATGTATGTACAGAAAGTTGTGGCTGAATTCTCCCAACTCTAGATGGACCCTGAAACCCATTTTTAAAGCCAAACAGGCTATAGAACACCAGCACGTCATTCATCTCTAGTCTCTGAAGAACAGCATTCCGTGTCCAGGGTCACTCTGCCCCTGGCAGTGTTGCCCAGAGCAGTGTCCAGCTTGGAGATGCAAATgctctcccatccccaccccctggccAGAGCTGTGTCTGCTATTaaggaaggaaaagcaaatcCTAGAAGCTAGGAGGCCCTCCCAGAAGAAGGCTGCCCTGTCCTTGAGCTCCTCAGCTTGCAGAGCCCATTTCCACAGAGGATTCAATCCAcacagcactgtgtgtgtgttcaggaaTGCCTTCTCCTGCAGTAACAAACCAACACCCCAATGTCAGTGGTGCAACACAATAATAAACATCACAGACCAATACCTGTGTTCCTGGTTGACAGGTGGATTTCCAAGTAGTGGCAGAGGACCCCAGGCTCCTTGTACACTGTGGCTTCACTCTGCTGAGGCTCTGTAAAAGCACATGAAAGttatagttgctcagttgtgtctgattctttgtgaccccatggattgtacagtccatggaattctccaggtcagaatactggagttggtagccgctcccttctccaggggatcatcccaacccatggatcgaacacAGATCTCCCGTATtgcgagtggattctttaccagctgagccagcagggaagcccataagctcATGATAaacaactataatccaataacttttttttacaaaaaaatctCTTTCCTATAGCTGAGACCCACACAAACATCAAAGACCTCACACATGAAAACGTCTGCCAAATAGCTCAAAGATTTCATGTGATAAGATTTAGAGCATTAAAAGTTATGAGTTCCCACATCTTTGACAGAGACTTCTGCTAAGTTCAGAAGACCTCACACACTTGGACACAACACAATTCTGAGGCCATGGACAATGATTCCCAAGAATCTCAGAGATTTCATAGACTGAGACAATGACTGGGAAACACTGCAGAGACTTCACATCCTGAGACACAGTCCCAAAGAGCTCAGCAATCTTACACTGTGGGCACAGCAGAAA from Bos mutus isolate GX-2022 chromosome X, NWIPB_WYAK_1.1, whole genome shotgun sequence encodes:
- the LOC102286080 gene encoding LOW QUALITY PROTEIN: E3 ubiquitin-protein ligase SIAH1-like (The sequence of the model RefSeq protein was modified relative to this genomic sequence to represent the inferred CDS: deleted 2 bases in 1 codon; substituted 1 base at 1 genomic stop codon), with product MSREAAPALPTGTSTRMPSSQSVPALTGTAVANNDLASLFECPVCFDYVLPPILPCQNGHLICLNCRPKLTRCLTCQGPLGSTRNLAMEKVANSVLFPCTYSSSGYELTLNXLYTEKADQEELCEFRPCSCPFPGVACKWQGSLDAVVPHLMHHHESMTTLQGKKIVFLAIDINLPGAVDWVIVQSCFDFDFMLVLEKQENQDGHQQFFAIVQLIGTREQAKNFAYQLELNAHRWRLAWEATPRSIHEGTATAIMNSDCLVFDTSIAQRFAENGNLCIIVTISMC